One stretch of Deltaproteobacteria bacterium DNA includes these proteins:
- a CDS encoding Uma2 family endonuclease, translated as MAEPKRRATYEDLMQVPEWKVAEIIEGELIVSPRPATPHAYTGTVMIADLGGPFGGPPGAPGRPGGWWVLYEPELHFGEDVLVPDVAAWRRERFPQLPNAAFISQAPDWVCEVISPSTGTIDRGRKMRIYAREGVGHLWFVEPLARTLEVYRLDDEGHWVVVENFGGDDVVRAAPFDAIALDLARWWLPGTEPTR; from the coding sequence ATGGCGGAACCCAAGCGGCGGGCGACGTACGAGGACCTCATGCAGGTCCCCGAATGGAAGGTCGCGGAGATCATCGAGGGCGAGCTGATCGTGAGCCCGCGCCCGGCGACACCGCACGCGTACACCGGAACGGTCATGATCGCCGATCTCGGGGGGCCGTTCGGTGGTCCGCCCGGTGCTCCGGGGCGACCCGGCGGGTGGTGGGTCTTGTACGAGCCGGAATTGCACTTCGGGGAGGACGTTCTCGTCCCGGACGTCGCTGCGTGGCGGCGGGAACGATTTCCACAGCTACCCAATGCCGCGTTCATCTCCCAGGCGCCCGACTGGGTGTGCGAGGTCATCTCTCCCTCGACCGGCACGATCGACCGCGGCCGCAAGATGCGCATCTACGCGCGCGAAGGCGTCGGGCACCTCTGGTTCGTCGAGCCGCTCGCGCGCACGCTCGAGGTCTATCGCCTCGACGACGAGGGGCACTGGGTCGTCGTCGAGAACTTCGGTGGCGACGACGTCGTGCGCGCGGCGCCCTTCGACGCCATCGCGCTCGACCTCGCGCGCTGGTGGCTGCCGGGGACCGAGCCCACGCGCTGA